Proteins co-encoded in one Zygotorulaspora mrakii chromosome 5, complete sequence genomic window:
- the PYK2 gene encoding pyruvate kinase PYK2 (similar to Saccharomyces cerevisiae CDC19 (YAL038W) and PYK2 (YOR347C); ancestral locus Anc_7.45), with the protein MASRLGWLTQLETTPGAQLRRTSIIGTIGPKTNNPETLVALRKAGLNIVRMNFSHGSYEYHQSVVDNARKSEELYPGRPLAIALDTKGPEIRTGTTTNEVDYPIPPNHEMIFSTDDKYAKACDDKVMFVDYKNITKVISKGKIIYVDDGVLSFEVLEVIDDKNLKVKAMNAGKICSHKGVNLPGTDVDLPALSEKDKADLRFGVKNGVHMVFASFIRTAQDVLTIREVLGKDGADIKIVVKIENQQGVNNFDEILKVTDAVMVARGDLGIEIPAPEVLAVQKKLIAKSNLAGKPVICATQMLESMTYNPRPTRAEVSDVGNAILDGADCVMLSGETAKGNYPINAVTTMADTALIAEQAIAYLPNYDDLRNSTPKPTSTSETIAAASVAAVFEQNAKAIIVLSTSGNTPRLVSKYRPNCPIILVTRNPRAARFSHLYRGVFPFVYEQDVKSDWSDDVEARLNFGISKAKEFGFLKDGETIVTIQGLKPGVGHSNTLRVTIV; encoded by the coding sequence ATGGCTTCTAGATTAGGTTGGTTGACTCAATTGGAAACTACTCCAGGTGCTCAACTTAGAAGAACTTCCATCATTGGTACTATTGGTCCAAAGACCAACAACCCAGAAACTTTGGTTGCTTTGAGAAAAGCTGGTTTGAACATTGTTCGTATGAACTTCTCTCACGGTTCTTACGAATACCACCAATCTGTTGTTGACAACGCTAGAAAATCTGAAGAACTATACCCAGGTAGACCATTGGCTATTGCTTTGGATACCAAGGGTCCAGAAATCAGAACCGGTACCACTACCAACGAGGTCGACTACCCAATCCCACCAAACCATGAAATGATCTTCTCTACTGATGACAAATACGCCAAGGCTTGTGATGACAAAGTCATGTTCGTTGACTACAAAAACATCACCAAGGTTATCAGCAAGGGTAAAATCATCTACGTTGATGACGGTGTTTTGTCTTTCGAAGTCTTGGAAGTCATTGATGACAAGAACTTGAAGGTCAAGGCCATGAACGCTGGTAAGATCTGTTCTCACAAGGGTGTTAACTTACCAGGTACCGATGTCGATTTACCAGCTTTATCCGAAAAGGACAAAGCTGATTTGAGATTCGGTGTCAAGAACGGTGTCCACATGGTCTTCGCTTCTTTCATCAGAACTGCTCAAGATGTTTTGACTATCAGAGAAGTCTTGGGTAAAGATGGTGCTGATATCAAGATTGTTGTCAAGATCGAAAACCAACAAGGTGTTAACAACTTCGACGAAATCTTGAAGGTTACTGATGCCGTTATGGTTGCCAGAGGTGATTTAGGTATCGAAATCCCAGCTCCAGAAGTTTTGGCTGTTcagaagaaattgattgCCAAGAGTAACTTAGCTGGTAAGCCAGTTATTTGTGCCACCCAAATGTTGGAATCTATGACTTACAACCCAAGACCAACCAGAGCCGAAGTTTCTGATGTCGGTAACGCTATCTTGGATGGTGCTGACTGTGTTATGTTGTCCGGTGAAACCGCAAAGGGTAACTACCCAATTAACGCTGTTACCACTATGGCTGACACTGCTTTGATTGCTGAACAAGCCATCGCATACCTACCAAACTACGATGACTTGAGAAACTCTACTCCAAAGCCAACTTCTACCAGCGAAACCATTGCTGCTGCTTCCGTTGCTGCTGTCTTTGAACAAAATGCCAAGGCTATCATTGTCTTGTCTACTTCTGGTAACACCCCAAGATTAGTCTCTAAGTACAGACCAAACTGTCCAATTATCTTGGTTACCAGAAACCCAAGAGCTGCTAGATTCTCTCACTTGTACAGAGGTGTTTTCCCATTCGTCTACGAACAAGATGTTAAATCTGACTGGTCCGATGACGTCGAAGCTCGTTTGAACTTCGGTATTTCCAAGGCTAAGGAATTCGGTTTCTTGAAGGATGGTGAAACTATTGTTACCATTCAAGGTTTGAAACCAGGTGTTGGTCACTCCAACACTCTACGTGTTACCATTGTTTAA
- the REV1 gene encoding deoxycytidyl transferase (similar to Saccharomyces cerevisiae REV1 (YOR346W); ancestral locus Anc_7.46) produces MEDSVLSQLSDDSLLEYIADLSQSQSQLDAADYTREQYFREKSARQQQQDRALQEENKQNGVPQIFGGCAVYINGYTKPGRLQLHETLVRHGGKFIHYLSSKRKATHIVATNMPLKKRKEFANYKVVTPEWIVESVKAGKLLPWQSFAHAWDDKQPKIAVTNCNDPNFLNNFFQNSRLHHLSNWKSNLRQNVLQLNDSFRVPKKKDSLTVFHIDFDCFFASVAALDFPNLDIDSDPIVVCHGTHNSDISSCNYAARKYGIKNGMWVSDAKGFLPQGVTLNCLPYNFEKIEAKSAEFYSILRKNDFIKFDEILPISIDESICVKISQSSETPNLRDICQNLRNEIYKSTNCTVSIGCSDTLIMSRLNLKRAKPKSSFILFHKDVDDTFLSNVKLSDIPGVGSSTISKINALNNQEPILENVLQLKKVINANKSFIGSMTATVGNKLTKKILLSLDGKDDDESLKMIYEPINFFERKSLSIDINWGIRFNSIHEVDAFIDICTKYLVEKLNELKKKTSQINLKLLKRAPNAPIEPEKYLGCGKCDSMNRNSKLGIPSNEFGFLTTEIKHNYRCVSCPPNELRGISIQFIKLVDVPSTKDDISKRFINFETFQNLPNDVKPGFVNELKKRKIQIKEPKVNKYQESFLNEIPTQLRNEIKKDLIINEKIKNSEIDRIYAKQVQRQNSLMNSKNHLLGNSNESIFESIKFQNETSFKKICSKIIAWVDFTVKDNGPHPKDLELFENYLDKLSDSNRVPLILRISKLISNELNLKSLKYSNENGFQIWEQQLIKTIIPKLMKNKHTFQTVRKLDLEFDL; encoded by the coding sequence ATGGAGGACAGTGTGTTGAGCCAGCTCAGTGATGACTCGCTGCTGGAGTATATCGCGGATCTTTCGCAGTCGCAGTCGCAGCTGGATGCCGCAGACTACACAAGGGAGCAGTATTTCAGAGAGAAGTCAGCCagacaacaacaacaggATCGCGCACTGCAGGAGGAGAACAAGCAGAATGGTGTGCCGCAGATCTTCGGGGGATGTGCAGTGTACATCAACGGGTACACGAAGCCGGGGCGGCTGCAACTGCATGAGACGCTGGTCCGGCACGGCGGCAAGTTCATCCACTACCTGTCATCCAAGCGAAAGGCAACGCACATCGTGGCCACGAACATGCCGCTCAAGAAACGCAAGGAGTTTGCAAACTACAAGGTTGTCACGCCCGAGTGGATCGTTGAGTCGGTGAAGGCGGGCAAGCTTCTCCCGTGGCAGTCGTTCGCACATGCCTGGGATGACAAGCAGCCGAAAATCGCCGTGACAAACTGCAACGATCCAAACTTTctgaacaattttttccagaacTCGAGGCTGCATCATCTGTCCAATTGGAAGTCAAATCTGCGGCAAAACGTCCTGCAACTGAACGATTCCTTTCGTGTCccgaagaaaaaagacaGTTTGACAGTCTTCCATATAGACTTTGACTGTTTTTTCGCTTCGGTTGCAGCTCTGGATTTCCCGAACTTGGACATTGACAGCGATCCTATAGTCGTTTGTCATGGCACTCATAACTCGGATATTTCCAGTTGTAATTATGCAGCAAGAAAATATGGTATCAAAAATGGTATGTGGGTTTCCGACGCTAAAGGTTTTCTACCGCAAGGTGTCACATTGAACTGTCTGCCctacaattttgaaaaaattgaggcAAAATCTGCTGAGTTTTACAGTATTCTGAGGAAAAATGATTTTATCAAGTTTGATGAGATTTTGCCAATTTCCATAGATGAGAGCATTTGTGTCAAGATTTCACAGAGCAGTGAGACGCCAAATTTGAGAGATATATGTCAAAATTTAAGAAATGAAATCTACAAGTCGACAAATTGTACCGTAAGCATCGGTTGCTCTGATACATTAATTATGTCAAGATTAAACTTGAAAAGAGCAAAACCGAAGAGCTCTTTTATCCTCTTTCACAAAGATGTTGATGACACATTTCTATCCAATGTTAAGTTATCAGATATTCCCGGCGTAGGTTCATCAACTAtctcaaaaataaatgctCTTAATAATCAAGAACCAATTCTCGAAAATGTTCtccaattgaaaaaggtgATCAACGCAAATAAAAGTTTCATTGGTTCCATGACAGCCACTGTTGGTAATAAACttaccaaaaaaatcttgctATCACTCGATGgaaaagatgatgatgaatcaTTAAAGATGATATATGAAccaataaatttttttgaaagaaaatctttatctattgatatcaattgGGGAATTAGATTCAATTCCATTCATGAAGTTGATGCCTTTATTGATATCTGTACAAAATATTtggttgaaaaattaaatgaactcaagaagaagacatcGCAAATAAATCTTAAACTACTGAAGCGAGCTCCAAATGCTCCTATTGAACCAGAGAAATACTTGGGTTGTGGTAAGTGTGACTCAATGAATAGAAATAGTAAATTAGGCATACCATCAAACGAATTTGGTTTTCTAACAACAGAAATTAAGCACAATTATAGATGCGTATCTTGTCCGCCGAATGAACTTCGAGGTATTTCTATACAATTTATTAAGTTGGTTGATGTGCCTTCTACAAAGGacgatatttcaaaaagattcattaattttgagacttttcaaaatttgccTAACGATGTTAAACCAGGTTTTGtaaatgaattgaaaaagaggaaaattcaaatcaaagaacCAAAGGTTAATAAATACCAAGAGAGTTTTCTAAATGAAATACCAACACAATTAAggaatgaaataaaaaaagatctcatcataaatgaaaaaattaaaaatagtgaaattgatagaatCTATGCTAAACAGGTTCAAAGGCAAAATTCGttaatgaattcaaaaaatcatttaCTAGGAAATAGTAATGAAAGCATATTTGAATCCAttaaatttcaaaatgaaacgagttttaaaaaaatctgttcCAAGATAATAGCTTGGGTTGATTTTACAGTTAAAGATAATGGACCGCATCCCAAGGATTTagaattatttgaaaactaTTTAGATAAACTGTCAGATTCAAATAGAGTTCCTCTGATTTTAAGGATCTCAAAActaatttcaaatgaactAAACTTGAAGTcgttgaaatattcaaacgAAAATGGCTTTCAAATATGGGAGCAACAGTTGATTAAGACAATAATACCCaaattaatgaaaaataagcACACTTTTCAGACTGTCAGAAAATTAGACTTGGAATTTGACTTGTAA
- the TYE7 gene encoding Tye7p (similar to Saccharomyces cerevisiae TYE7 (YOR344C); ancestral locus Anc_7.47) — protein MNSVIVANKQFEPEVVSNLDSSSWSWFEPLENIISSASSSSMGSPIGSAGAAAAVTGTAQVTAGHGEPSLIDADMLAGTSGVAQVSGAGSDGASMFGDVFTDPSSYSNSPTNDFLPVEVKKEQQHEEFNLGKGMPQGQVGQEQEQEQEQEQEQEQDQEQEQDQDQAQAQGQTLKKKRAPRKRLTSHQKQAHNKIEKRYRININTKIAKLQQIIPWVASEQTAFEIGDSAKRAKDELLNDSTTSTATSTGTTTPIASELAASSTKLNKSMILEKAVDYILYLQNSERLYEMEVQRLKNELESLKKN, from the coding sequence ATGAATTCAGTTATAGTGGCCAACAAGCAATTTGAGCCGGAAGTCGTTTCGAACCTGGACTCTTCGTCATGGTCGTGGTTTGAGCCGCTGGAGAATATTATCTCGTCTGCGTCGAGCAGTTCGATGGGGTCGCCGATCGGCAGCGCGGGAGCAGCAGCTGCGGTGACGGGGACAGCACAGGTCACAGCGGGCCACGGTGAGCCATCGTTGATCGATGCCGACATGCTCGCTGGTACGAGCGGTGTAGCGCAGGTCAGCGGCGCGGGCTCCGACGGTGCAAGCATGTTTGGCGACGTTTTCACAGATCCGTCCTCTTATTCCAACTCGCCGACGAACGATTTCCTGCCCgtggaagtgaaaaaggAACAGCAGCACGAGGAGTTCAACCTGGGGAAGGGAATGCCACAGGGCCAGGTGGGACAAGAGCAAGAGCAAGAGCAAGAGCAAGAGCAGGAGCAAGAGCAGGATCAAGAGCAAGAGCAGGATCAGGACCAAGCGCAGGCTCAGGGCCAGACCCttaagaagaaaagagctCCCAGAAAGAGACTCACGTCACATCAGAAACAAGCGCACAACAAGATCGAAAAACGCTATAGAATCAACATCAACACCAAGATTGCGAAATTGCAGCAGATCATTCCATGGGTTGCCAGCGAGCAAACAGCGTTCGAAATCGGCGACTCTGCAAAGAGAGCGAAGGACGAATTGCTCAACGATTCAACGACAAGCACTGCTACAAGCACTGGGACGACGACTCCGATCGCGTCGGAGCTCGCGGCCTCTTCGACCAAGTTGAACAAAAGTATGATCTTGGAGAAAGCGGTTGACTATATCCtttatttgcaaaatagCGAAAGACTTTATGAAATGGAGGTTCAACGGCTCAAAAACGAACTTGAAtccttgaagaaaaactaG
- a CDS encoding uncharacterized protein (similar to Saccharomyces cerevisiae YAL037W and YOR342C; ancestral locus Anc_7.48): MELHNNYYLAGPSEQLKPQQLSRNVFFGPFNVLSRHKFLHDNQIKFFICIGIPTQRLVNLTSNSDDALMINFDSSLNTTSVPVTTDIANYQNHNSLLLRTVIDKILMESSPSFLPQESNRCLTPQPENCVFERPFIDSLQGIYQNGSVFTEDVTGSERFKIFNDLLTVFQMVNPNASTFIFSQNGNDEELTSFLMSQVLVRNTYIKLNESYKFVKSLRPTINDIKDEQTFWLHGLMDFYESIRKNSGNCEQSPGTQKFRKRIDSMDESDIKVGNSGNTVARCKRSKQGH; this comes from the coding sequence ATGGAATTGCATAATAATTATTACCTTGCGGGACCTTCGGAGCAGCTGAAACCGCAACAATTGTCAAGAAACGTTTTTTTTGGGCCCTTCAACGTTTTGTCAAGACACAAATTTTTACATGACAATCAGATTAAATTCTTTATTTGCATTGGTATACCCACCCAAAGACTGGTTAATCTAACTAGTAATAGTGATGACGCGCTGAtgataaattttgattcatCGCTCAACACTACTAGTGTTCCAGTCACAACCGATATCGCGAACTATCAAAACCACAATTCGTTACTGCTGAGAACAGTTATCGATAAGATACTCATGGAATCGTCACCTTCATTCCTGCCACAGGAATCAAATAGATGTCTTACACCTCAACCTGAAAATTGTGTTTTCGAGCGACCCTTCATTGATAGCTTGCAAGGCATCTATCAAAATGGTAGCGTATTCACTGAAGACGTTACCGGTAGcgaaagattcaaaatatttaatGATCTGCTGACAGTTTTCCAAATGGTAAACCCAAATGCAAGCACATTCATATTCTCTCAAAATGGCAATGATGAAGAGTTGACAAGTTTCCTAATGTCTCAGGTTCTTGTCAGAAACACATACATAAAACTGAATGAATCATACAAATTTGTCAAATCTCTGCGACCTACAATTAATGACATCAAGGACGAACAAACGTTTTGGCTGCACGGGTTGATGGATTTTTATGAGTCGATTAGAAAAAATAGTGGCAATTGTGAACAAAGCCCAGGAACGCAGAAATTCAGAAAAAGGATTGATTCAATGGATGAATCAGATATTAAGGTGGGAAATAGCGGCAATACTGTTGCTCGATGCAAAAGGTCAAAACAGGGCCATTAG
- the RBG1 gene encoding GTP-binding protein RBG1 (similar to Saccharomyces cerevisiae RBG1 (YAL036C); ancestral locus Anc_7.49), with protein sequence MSTTVEKIKAVEDEMARTQKNKATSFHLGQLKAKLAKLRRELLTSSQASSGGAGIGFDVARTGVASVGFVGFPSVGKSTLLSKLTGTESEVAEYEFTTLVTVPGVIRYKGAKIQMLDLPGIIDGAKDGRGRGKQVIAVARTCNMLFIVLDVNKPLHHKQIIEKELEGVGIRLNKTPPDILIKKKEKGGISITNTVPLTHLDNDGIRAVMSEYRINSAELAFRCDATVDDLIDVLEASTRRYMPAIYVLNKVDALSIEELELLYRIPNAVPISSGKEWNLDDLLQLMWDRLNLVRVYTKPKGQMPDFSDPIVLRSDRCSVRDFCNQIHKSLVDDFRNALVYGSSVKHQPQYVGLSHILEDEDVVTILKK encoded by the coding sequence ATGTCTACAACAGTGGAAAAGATTAAGGCTGTCGAAGATGAGATGGCCCGTACTCAAAAGAACAAAGCTACCTCTTTCCATTTGGGTCAGTTGAAGGCAAAATTGGCGAAGCTTAGAAGGGAATTACTAACCAGTTCACAAGCTAGCAGCGGTGGTGCTGGTATTGGATTTGATGTTGCAAGAACAGGTGTTGCAAGTGTTGGATTTGTTGGGTTCCCATCTGTTGGGAAGTCCACACTACTTTCCAAATTAACAGGTACTGAATCAGAAGTAGCAGAATATGAATTCACCACTTTAGTTACGGTTCCAGGTGTCATTCGTTATAAGGGAGCTAAGATTCAGATGCTTGATTTACCAGGTATTATTGATGGTGCCAAGGACGGCCGTGGTCGTGGTAAACAAGTTATTGCGGTGGCCAGAACTTGTAATATGTTATTCATAGTCCTGGACGTTAACAAACCGTTGCATCACAAACAGATCATAGAAAAGGAATTGGAGGGTGTTGGAATTCGATTGAACAAGACTCCGCCAGACattctgataaaaaagaaggaaaagggTGGTATTTCAATTACCAATACCGTACCATTAACTCACTTAGACAATGATGGGATACGGGCCGTAATGAGTGAATATAGAATTAACAGTGCAGAACTTGCATTTAGATGCGATGCCACAGTAGACGATCTTATTGATGTTCTCGAAGCATCGACTAGACGGTATATGCCTGCAATTTATGTGCTTAATAAAGTTGACGCACTATCCATAGAAGAGTTAGAATTGCTATACAGAATTCCAAACGCTGTTCCTATATCGTCTGGGAAAGAGTGGAATTTGGATGATCTTCTCCAGCTAATGTGGGACAGATTGAATTTGGTTCGTGTATATACAAAACCAAAGGGTCAAATGCCGGATTTTTCAGATCCAATTGTGCTGAGATCCGATCGTTGTTCTGTCAGGGATTTCTGTAACCAAATTCACAAATCTTTAGTAGACGATTTTAGAAATGCATTGGTATATGGATCTAGTGTTAAGCATCAGCCGCAATACGTCGGTTTAAGTCATATCTTGGAGGATGAGGATGTCGTCaccattttgaagaaataa
- the FUN12 gene encoding translation initiation factor eIF5B (similar to Saccharomyces cerevisiae FUN12 (YAL035W); ancestral locus Anc_7.50), with protein MAKKSKKNQQNYWDEDFEEDVPQSEQPLDSTSESPVESQEGSAAPEDGETEVIEADFMSTLKKSKKKSVQRNDDDKAENGANKPVLKSKKEKEKEKKEAEKQRKKEEAQKKKAQQQAQKEKNKELNKQNAEKIAAEKDAKKDGSNEPADTKKASKKPGKKVPAGIAALKRQLELKKQLEEEERLAREEEERLEREEQDKAEKVLKELEESRQAKKEKERLKKEKLKAEGKLLSKKQKEEKKLLERRRAALLASGNVKVAGLNKISNTNETAKSKKIVYGKKKKKTTDEHESEVSTPLVSESVKAEKSDEEEEDTLMDDWENLALNDEDEDEKEAVKESAEQDIGSTVEENEEEQEQESLKTVENVRSIVTEVSAHSVSKKSPASSGEKDLRSPICCILGHVDTGKTKLLDKIRQTNVQGGEAGGITQQIGATYFPIDAIKQKTITMTKYEKQTFDVPGLLVIDTPGHESFTNLRSRGSSLCNIAILVIDIMHGLEQQTLESIRLLRDRKAPFIVALNKIDRLYDWKSIPNNSFRDSFEQQPRSVKDEFEKRFETIKVALAEQGLNSELYFQNKNMSKYVSIVPTSAVTGEGVPDLLWLLLELTQKRMSKQLMYLSHVEATILEVKVVEGFGTTIDVILSNGYLREGDRIVLCGLNGPIVTNIRALLTPQPLRELRLKSDYVHHKEVKAALGVKIAANDLEKAVSGSRLLVVGPDDDEEDLMDDVMDDLTGLLDSVDTSGRGVVVQASTLGSLEALLDFLKDMKIPVMSIGLGPVYKRDVMKAGAMLEKAPEFAVMLCFDVKIDKEAEQYAEQENIKIFNADIIYHLFDSFTAYQERLLEERRKDFMDYAIFPCALQTLQIINKRAPMIIGVDVIDGTVRVGTPICAVRTDPTTKEKIILQLGKVTSLEINHQPFNEVKKGQTAAGVAMRLEDPSGQQPIWGRHVDETDTLYSMISRRSIDTLKDKAFRDQVSRADWLLLKKLKPVFGIE; from the coding sequence ATGGCGAAAAAGAGTAAAAAGAATCAACAAAACTACTGGGACGAGGACTTCGAGGAAGATGTGCCTCAGAGTGAACAACCACTTGATTCAACTTCAGAGTCTCCTGTGGAGTCGCAAGAAGGCTCTGCTGCCCCAGAAGATGGTGAAACTGAAGTCATTGAAGCCGATTTCATGTccactttgaaaaaatcgaagaagaaatctGTTCAAAGAAACGATGACGACAAAGCTGAGAATGGCGCAAATAAGCCTGTTTTGAAGTCGAAGAAGGAGAAGgaaaaggagaagaagGAGGCGGAAAAGcaaaggaagaaagaggaggctcaaaagaagaaagctcAGCAGCAGGCTCAGAAGGAGAAGAATAAGGAGCTCAATAAACaaaatgctgaaaagatTGCTGCAGAGAAGGATGCCAAGAAGGACGGTTCCAATGAGCCAGCTGATACGAAAAAGGCTTCCAAAAAGCCTGGTAAAAAAGTTCCAGCTGGTATTGCAGCTTTGAAACGTCAATTGGAACTCAAGAAgcaattggaagaagaagagcgTCTTGctagagaagaagaagagcgTCTAGAGAGGGAAGAACAAGACAAAGCTGAAAAGGTTctaaaagaattggaagaatcaagacaagcaaagaaagaaaaagagagactcaaaaaagaaaaactgaAAGCTGAAGGAAAACTTCTATCCAAGAAacaaaaggaagaaaaaaaactattgGAGAGAAGACGTGCTGCATTACTTGCTTCAGGGAATGTCAAAGTGGCTGGtttgaacaaaatatctAATACCAATGAAACTGCaaaatccaagaaaatCGTGTAcggaaaaaagaagaagaagactACTGATGAGCACGAGTCCGAGGTATCTACTCCGCTAGTTTCCGAATCAGtaaaagcagaaaaatctgatgaagaagaagaggataCTTTGATGGATGATTGGGAGAACTTGGCTCttaatgatgaagatgaagatgaaaaagaagctgtTAAGGAATCTGCCGAGCAAGATATAGGTTCCACAgtagaagaaaatgaagaagagcaagaacAAGAGTCGCTAAAGACAGTTGAAAACGTAAGATCGATTGTTACCGAAGTTTCTGCCCACAGcgtttcaaaaaagtcCCCGGCTTCTTCAGGCGAAAAGGATTTACGTTCACCAATCTGTTGTATCTTGGGTCATGTTGATACTGGTAAGACCAAATTGCTGGATAAAATTAGACAAACTAATGTTCAAGGTGGTGAGGCTGGTGGTATCACCCAACAAATTGGTGCCACTTACTTTCCTATCGATGCCATCAAGCAAAAAACGATTACAATGACTAAATACGAAAAACAGACGTTTGACGTTCCTGGGTTACTAGTCATTGATACACCTGGTCACGAATCGTTTACCAACTTACGTTCGAGAGGCTCTTCACTTTGTAACATTGCCATTCTTGTTATCGATATCATGCACGGTTTGGAACAGCAGACTTTAGAATCTATTAGATTACTAAGAGATAGAAAGGCTCCGTTCATTGTGGCGTTGAACAAAATCGATAGATTGTATGACTGGAAATCCATTCCAAACAACTCCTTTAGAGATTCATTTGAGCAACAACCAAGATCAGTGAAAGATGAGTTCGAAAAAAGGTTTGAAACCATTAAGGTGGCTTTGGCTGAACAAGGTTTGAATTCTGAACTATATTTCCAGAACAAAAATATGTCCAAATATGTTTCGATTGTCCCAACATCTGCTGTCACCGGTGAAGGTGTACCAGATCTGTTGTGGTTATTACTTGAACTAACACAGAAGAGGATGTCGAAACAGTTGATGTATTTGTCGCATGTGGAAGCTACAATTCTTGAAGTTAAAGTTGTCGAGGGTTTCGGTACCACCATTGATGTTATTTTATCCAACGGTTATCTAAGAGAAGGAGATCGTATTGTCCTGTGCGGTCTAAATGGTCCTATAGTAACGAATATTAGAGCTCTTCTTACACCACAGCCACTACGTGAACTACGTTTGAAATCCGATTATGTGCATCACAAAGAAGTAAAAGCTGCGCTTGGTGTCAAAATTGCAGCCAACGACTTGGAAAAAGCTGTTTCTGGTTCAAGATTATTGGTTGTTGGTCCtgatgatgacgaggaAGACCTCATGGATGACGTTATGGATGATTTGACTGGTCTTCTGGATTCCGTTGACACCTCCGGTAGAGGTGTTGTCGTCCAAGCTTCAACTTTAGGTTCTCTAGAAGCGTTATTggactttttgaaagatatgaAAATTCCAGTGATGTCTATTGGTTTAGGCCCTGTATATAAACGTGATGTTATGAAGGCAGGTGCGATGTTGGAAAAAGCTCCTGAATTTGCTGTTATGCTTTGCTTTGATGTTAAAATTGACAAAGAAGCTGAGCAATATGCCGAACAGGAAAAcattaaaattttcaatgccGATatcatttatcatttgttCGACTCTTTCACAGCCTACCAAGAAAGGCTACTGGAGGAACGTCGTAAAGACTTTATGGATTACGCCATTTTCCCATGTGCTTTGCAAACGTTGCAAATTATCAACAAACGTGCTCCAATGATTATCGGTGTTGATGTCATCGATGGTACCGTTCGTGTTGGCACACCAATATGTGCCGTAAGAACGGATCCTACgacaaaggaaaagatcATCTTACAATTAGGAAAGGTCACTTCGTTGGAAATAAACCACCAGCCTTTCAATGAAGTTAAAAAGGGTCAGACAGCGGCTGGTGTCGCTATGCGTTTGGAAGATCCATCAGGCCAACAGCCTATTTGGGGCCGCCATGTCGACGAGACTGATACACTATATTCAATGATCTCCAGAAGGTCCATTGatactttgaaagataaaGCATTTAGAGATCAAGTTTCCAGGGCTGACTGgttattgttgaaaaaactaaaaCCGGTTTTCGGCATTGAGTAA